A stretch of the Thermus thermamylovorans genome encodes the following:
- a CDS encoding phenylacetate--CoA ligase family protein, with the protein MYQPELETLPRETLRTLQGERLKRIVAYVYARVPFYRHLMDEAGIGPEAVRGLEDLPRFPFTKKDHLREHYPFGLFAVPREEVARIHASSGTTGKPTVVGYTKKDLGVFAEVVARSLAAAGARPGMMLHNAYGYGLFTGGLGLHGGAEALGMTVVPVSGGMTERQLMLIQDFRPEVISCTPSYAQTLAEEFRKRGVAPEELSLEYAVLGAEPWTEAIRKQVDEGLGVRSTNIYGLSEIIGPGVANECVEERQGSHIWEDHFLPEVVDPQTGEPLPEGKVGVLVFTTLTKEALPLLRYWTGDLTFLTREPCSCGRTHVRMGPILGRTDDMLIIRGVNVYPTQVEAVLLGIPEVEPYYQIVVRREGTLDEAELKVEVSERFFQEIGKKALSDEVIEADHRLHALREKVAHKVKDTIGVTVKVSLLAPGEAPRSEGGKLRRVLDLRKA; encoded by the coding sequence ATGTACCAGCCGGAGCTGGAAACCCTGCCCCGGGAAACCCTGAGGACGCTGCAGGGGGAAAGGCTGAAGCGGATCGTGGCCTATGTGTACGCCCGGGTACCCTTCTACCGGCACCTTATGGACGAGGCCGGGATAGGCCCTGAAGCGGTGCGGGGTCTGGAGGACCTCCCCAGGTTTCCCTTCACCAAGAAGGACCACCTGCGGGAGCACTACCCCTTCGGCCTCTTCGCCGTGCCCCGGGAAGAGGTGGCCCGCATCCACGCCTCTAGCGGCACCACGGGTAAGCCCACGGTGGTGGGCTACACCAAGAAGGATCTCGGGGTCTTCGCCGAGGTGGTGGCCCGCTCCCTGGCGGCGGCGGGGGCCAGGCCGGGCATGATGCTCCACAACGCCTATGGCTACGGGCTTTTCACAGGGGGCTTGGGCCTGCACGGGGGGGCGGAGGCCTTGGGGATGACGGTGGTCCCGGTCTCCGGCGGCATGACCGAGCGGCAACTCATGCTCATCCAGGACTTCCGCCCGGAGGTGATCTCCTGCACCCCCTCCTACGCCCAGACCCTGGCGGAGGAGTTCCGGAAGCGGGGGGTGGCCCCGGAGGAGCTTTCCCTGGAGTACGCCGTTCTCGGGGCCGAGCCCTGGACGGAGGCCATCCGCAAGCAGGTGGACGAGGGGCTTGGGGTGCGGAGCACCAACATCTACGGGCTTTCCGAAATCATCGGCCCCGGGGTGGCCAACGAGTGCGTGGAGGAGCGCCAGGGCAGCCACATCTGGGAGGACCACTTCCTCCCCGAGGTGGTGGACCCGCAAACCGGCGAGCCCCTCCCCGAGGGGAAGGTGGGCGTTTTGGTCTTCACCACCCTCACCAAGGAGGCCCTGCCCCTCCTGCGCTACTGGACCGGGGACCTCACCTTCCTCACCCGTGAGCCCTGCTCCTGCGGGCGCACCCACGTGCGCATGGGCCCCATTCTGGGCCGCACCGACGACATGCTCATCATCCGCGGGGTGAACGTCTACCCCACCCAGGTGGAGGCGGTCCTCCTGGGCATCCCCGAGGTGGAGCCCTACTACCAGATCGTGGTGCGACGGGAGGGCACCCTGGACGAGGCCGAGCTCAAGGTGGAGGTATCCGAGCGCTTCTTCCAGGAGATCGGCAAGAAAGCTCTCTCCGACGAGGTCATCGAGGCGGACCACCGCCTCCACGCCCTCAGGGAAAAGGTGGCCCACAAGGTCAAGGACACCATCGGCGTCACCGTGAAGGTCAGCCTCCTGGCCCCCGGCGAGGCTCCCCGGAGCGAAGGGGGGAAGCTCCGCCGGGTCTTGGACCTGAGGAAGGCCTAG
- a CDS encoding thioesterase family protein: protein MRPIPPGYTATFETVVTEAMTVDFEELGPVHPVYATYWMAKHMELAGRKIILPFLEEGEEGIGSYVEVRHLASALPGMRVRIVARHEGTEGNRVHATMEAYNELGDLIGRGRTEQVILPKAKVAEIFARLQGRWEGRGRYS, encoded by the coding sequence ATGCGCCCTATTCCCCCGGGGTACACGGCCACCTTCGAAACCGTGGTCACGGAGGCCATGACCGTGGACTTCGAGGAGCTCGGCCCCGTGCACCCGGTCTACGCCACCTACTGGATGGCCAAGCACATGGAGCTGGCGGGGCGCAAGATCATCCTCCCCTTCCTGGAGGAGGGAGAGGAGGGGATCGGGAGTTACGTGGAGGTGCGCCACCTGGCCTCGGCCCTCCCGGGGATGCGGGTGCGCATCGTGGCCCGCCACGAGGGCACCGAGGGCAACCGGGTCCACGCCACCATGGAGGCCTACAACGAGCTCGGGGACCTCATTGGCCGGGGCCGCACCGAGCAGGTGATCCTGCCCAAGGCCAAGGTGGCGGAGATCTTCGCCCGCCTGCAGGGGCGGTGGGAGGGTCGGGGAAGGTATTCCTGA
- a CDS encoding MutS-related protein — protein MEAYFRRPPVLEEEVVYRQRVAQELEEPAGAAPLRAYLRAMEKVHALLGLAERARHPWQKALYHLQGAQAYLEAVEALGRAWGVAPLRSSGLKGYAAYLEAYLRGPGFRELREEARESLEQLSGVRYVLHVHEGRLTVRVYQGEADYGKRVVETFRPFLSPALAHLWEPELPQGPWLNHVEEWLLDHLALLFPEAFAQLRAFHEGHRDFLDPVLGRLQREARFLLAYLDFVAPLRAAGLPFTYPEPAGKPPFFVQEAFDLVLTARLVAEGKRPVPNGFRLDGERILVVTGPNQGGKTTFIRMVGQLHHLFALGLPVPGRKARLAVPDRILTHFEARENPEDLRSKLEADLLRLKGMLDLATERSLLLLNEPLASAALEDAHFIGRFLVERIREKGSLAVLVTFLDELARLPGTKSLVAEVDPQDPARRTFRIVERPADGKAYALALAAKHGLTYEALKERLGRAP, from the coding sequence TTGGAGGCTTATTTCCGCAGGCCCCCGGTTCTGGAGGAGGAGGTGGTCTACCGCCAACGGGTGGCCCAGGAGCTGGAGGAGCCCGCAGGGGCCGCTCCCTTACGGGCTTACCTGCGGGCTATGGAGAAGGTCCATGCCCTGCTAGGGCTTGCGGAAAGGGCCCGCCACCCCTGGCAGAAGGCCCTGTACCATCTCCAGGGGGCCCAGGCCTACCTGGAGGCGGTGGAGGCCCTGGGCCGCGCCTGGGGGGTGGCCCCTCTCCGCTCCTCCGGGCTCAAGGGGTACGCAGCCTATCTGGAGGCCTACCTGAGGGGGCCTGGTTTCCGGGAGCTTCGGGAGGAAGCCCGGGAAAGCCTCGAGCAGCTCTCAGGGGTGCGCTATGTCCTGCACGTGCACGAGGGGCGCCTCACCGTGCGGGTCTACCAGGGGGAGGCGGACTACGGAAAGCGGGTGGTGGAGACCTTCCGCCCCTTCCTCAGCCCCGCCCTGGCCCACCTCTGGGAGCCGGAACTTCCCCAGGGACCTTGGCTCAACCACGTGGAGGAGTGGCTCCTGGACCACCTGGCCCTCCTCTTCCCGGAAGCCTTCGCCCAGCTCCGGGCTTTCCACGAGGGGCACCGGGACTTCCTGGACCCCGTCCTTGGCCGTCTGCAGCGGGAAGCCCGCTTCCTCCTGGCCTACTTGGACTTCGTCGCCCCCTTGCGGGCCGCAGGGCTTCCCTTTACCTACCCCGAGCCGGCGGGAAAACCGCCTTTCTTTGTCCAGGAGGCCTTTGACCTGGTCCTCACCGCCAGGCTGGTGGCCGAGGGGAAGAGGCCGGTGCCCAACGGGTTCCGCCTGGACGGGGAGAGGATCCTGGTGGTCACCGGTCCCAACCAGGGGGGCAAGACCACCTTCATCCGCATGGTGGGCCAGCTCCACCACCTCTTCGCCCTGGGCCTCCCCGTGCCGGGCAGAAAGGCCCGGCTTGCGGTGCCCGACCGCATCCTCACCCACTTCGAGGCCCGGGAGAACCCCGAGGACCTTAGGAGCAAGCTGGAGGCGGACCTCCTGCGCCTCAAGGGGATGCTGGACCTGGCCACGGAGCGCTCCCTCCTCCTCCTCAACGAGCCCCTGGCCTCGGCCGCCCTCGAGGACGCCCACTTTATCGGCCGCTTCCTCGTGGAAAGGATCCGGGAAAAAGGGAGCCTCGCGGTGCTGGTAACCTTTTTGGACGAGCTGGCCCGCCTGCCGGGCACCAAGAGCCTGGTGGCGGAGGTGGACCCCCAAGACCCCGCCCGCCGCACCTTCCGCATCGTGGAGCGACCGGCGGACGGCAAGGCCTACGCCCTGGCCCTGGCCGCCAAGCACGGCCTCACCTACGAGGCCCTGAAGGAACGCCTGGGGAGGGCGCCATGA
- a CDS encoding MFS transporter: MNAAWRFVAAIGLVSLLADLTYEGGRSISGAFLGSLGATAALVGFVAGFGEFLGYLVRLASGRLADRFRLHWPLLYVGYAANLLAVPALALAQGVQGAGLLLFLERFGKGLRTPARDALLARAGEQVGHGKAFGVHETLDQLGAFLGPLLVALGVALGGYRLGFALLLIPALLALLVLSQARGLEPKAAPQPKDGRLPPGFPLYLLYGALFALGLVHFQILGFHLERSGAPGAQIPLFYALAMGADALFALFGGLLFDRLGLKTLLLAPLLALGGSPLLLSGTPGLWWAGSLLWGGALGLQESVMRAGVGRLSGGSAFAYGVFDTAFGLAWLLGSVAMGLLYDRSPGWVVAFAVVAEALALLPLALLLYRERR, encoded by the coding sequence ATGAACGCGGCCTGGCGGTTCGTGGCGGCCATCGGCCTGGTGAGCCTCCTGGCCGACCTCACCTACGAGGGAGGGCGGAGCATCTCCGGAGCCTTTTTGGGCTCCCTGGGGGCCACGGCGGCCCTGGTGGGCTTTGTGGCGGGCTTCGGGGAGTTTTTGGGCTACCTGGTGCGCCTGGCCTCGGGGCGGCTGGCGGACCGTTTCCGCCTCCACTGGCCCCTCCTCTACGTGGGGTACGCCGCCAACCTGCTGGCGGTCCCCGCCTTGGCCCTGGCCCAAGGCGTCCAAGGAGCGGGCCTCCTCCTTTTTCTGGAGCGCTTCGGCAAGGGCCTGCGGACCCCGGCCCGGGACGCCCTCCTGGCCCGGGCTGGGGAGCAGGTGGGGCACGGGAAGGCCTTCGGGGTGCACGAGACCCTGGACCAGCTGGGAGCCTTTCTGGGGCCTCTCCTGGTGGCCCTGGGGGTGGCCCTGGGGGGGTACCGGTTGGGCTTCGCCCTCCTCCTGATCCCCGCCCTCCTGGCCCTCCTGGTCCTCTCCCAGGCCCGGGGCCTCGAGCCCAAGGCGGCCCCCCAGCCCAAGGATGGGCGCCTGCCCCCGGGGTTTCCCCTTTACCTTCTCTACGGGGCCCTCTTCGCCCTGGGCCTGGTGCACTTCCAGATCCTGGGGTTCCACCTGGAGCGCTCCGGGGCTCCTGGGGCCCAGATCCCCCTCTTCTACGCCCTGGCCATGGGGGCGGACGCCCTCTTCGCCCTATTCGGAGGGCTCCTCTTCGACCGCCTGGGCCTCAAGACCCTTCTCCTCGCTCCCCTCCTGGCCCTGGGGGGCTCTCCCCTCCTCCTGAGCGGAACCCCAGGGCTTTGGTGGGCGGGGAGCCTGCTTTGGGGCGGGGCCCTGGGCCTGCAGGAGAGCGTGATGCGGGCCGGGGTGGGGCGGCTTTCCGGGGGGTCGGCCTTCGCCTACGGGGTCTTCGACACCGCCTTTGGCCTGGCCTGGCTCCTGGGGAGCGTGGCCATGGGCCTCCTCTACGACCGTTCCCCGGGTTGGGTGGTGGCCTTCGCCGTGGTTGCGGAAGCCCTGGCCCTGTTGCCCCTGGCCCTGCTTCTCTACCGCGAAAGGAGGTAA
- a CDS encoding DUF190 domain-containing protein: MRLTGGAKLLRVFVGESDRYQGRPVYEALILAAEERGLAGASAFKGFMGYGAHSRVHSPKILQLSEDLPVMVEIVDTEEKIQAFLPALEGIVREGLVTLENVEVIRYLPEER; this comes from the coding sequence ATGCGCCTTACCGGGGGAGCCAAGCTGCTCAGGGTCTTCGTGGGGGAGTCGGACCGCTACCAGGGGCGGCCCGTCTACGAGGCCCTCATCCTGGCGGCCGAGGAGCGGGGGCTGGCGGGGGCCTCGGCCTTCAAAGGCTTCATGGGCTACGGGGCCCACTCCCGGGTGCACAGCCCCAAGATCCTCCAGCTCTCCGAAGACCTACCGGTGATGGTGGAGATCGTGGACACGGAGGAGAAGATCCAAGCCTTCCTGCCGGCGCTGGAGGGGATCGTGCGCGAGGGGCTGGTGACCTTAGAGAACGTGGAGGTCATCCGCTACCTCCCGGAGGAACGATGA
- a CDS encoding metallophosphoesterase family protein, whose product MRILILSDLHGNTWALQAVLQAAGQVDAVLFAGDAVKSLPLYAVWAADGTRFALVHGSLRDPLYDYRPNPKAGDEALLEAAQTLRAEVVVFGHTYLPSVRRIGEKLFVNPGSAGQPLDRDPRASFALYEDGRARLERVEYDLKGLLQPLEAMPLDPGRKEELRLLYPEAR is encoded by the coding sequence ATGCGCATCCTGATCCTAAGCGACCTTCACGGCAACACCTGGGCCCTGCAGGCCGTCTTGCAGGCCGCCGGGCAGGTGGACGCGGTCCTCTTCGCCGGGGACGCGGTGAAAAGCCTTCCCCTCTATGCCGTGTGGGCCGCGGACGGCACCCGCTTCGCCCTGGTGCACGGGAGCTTGCGGGACCCCCTCTACGACTACCGCCCTAACCCTAAGGCCGGGGACGAGGCTCTCTTGGAAGCAGCGCAAACCCTGCGGGCTGAGGTGGTGGTCTTCGGCCACACCTACCTGCCCTCTGTGCGGCGCATCGGGGAGAAGCTCTTCGTCAACCCGGGTTCCGCGGGCCAGCCCCTGGACAGGGACCCCCGGGCCAGCTTCGCCCTCTACGAGGACGGCCGGGCCCGGCTGGAGCGGGTGGAGTACGACCTGAAAGGGCTCCTGCAGCCCTTGGAGGCCATGCCCCTGGACCCTGGGCGCAAGGAGGAGCTCCGCCTCCTCTACCCAGAGGCGAGGTGA
- a CDS encoding glycogen debranching N-terminal domain-containing protein, with the protein MLPLKEDDTYLVLNARGFAEAGAEGFYRHDTRFLARYRLDLPEGLGLLETRSPRPDLLLQDWARFRGPEGEVHLRRELRVMRGRVLDRLAFRNLSREPLELRVGWEARGSFEDLFQARGWHPPSGSDRGLSYRAADGVEQRVTLSPPPPEGGFRLHLPPKGEEALVLEVGLESPLEAQGHLPGYEAFLRTFPQGEGPWEAPLRQALLDLRALLLATPEGPVPAAGIPWFVAPFGRDSLLTAFMLLPWGKGVAQGVLRYLARRQGAVFDPFREEEPGKILHEVRLGELSRTGRVPFARYFGTVDATPLFLVLLGRYLDLTGDLDLVRELRPHWEAALGWLEGADLDGDGLLEFSPSGAGLTVHSWKDSHDSLSHGDGRLAEPPLAVSEVQGYAYAAHRAAAGFYRALGEEARAEAQEARARELFRLIQERFWLPELATYALALDRRKEPLRVKASDAGHLLWAGAVPPERVPELVGTLFSEEMWSGWGLRTLGSGEVRYNPLSYHNGSVWPHDTALFAGGLFRYGLREEGARVAEALLDLALSQPDLRLPELVGGFPREAGLPPVPYPVACRPQAWDAGALVYLYTLLRGFRNW; encoded by the coding sequence ATGCTTCCCCTCAAGGAAGACGACACCTACCTGGTCCTGAACGCGCGGGGCTTCGCCGAGGCGGGGGCCGAGGGCTTCTACCGCCACGACACCCGCTTTCTGGCCCGCTACCGCCTGGACCTGCCCGAGGGGCTCGGGCTTTTGGAAACCCGCTCGCCCCGGCCCGACCTCCTCCTCCAGGACTGGGCCCGCTTCCGGGGACCGGAGGGAGAGGTCCACCTGCGCCGGGAGCTCCGGGTGATGCGGGGGAGGGTGCTGGACCGCCTGGCCTTCCGGAACCTCTCCCGGGAGCCCCTGGAGCTGCGGGTAGGCTGGGAGGCGAGGGGCAGCTTTGAGGATCTGTTCCAGGCAAGAGGCTGGCACCCTCCCTCCGGGTCAGACCGGGGGCTGTCCTACCGGGCGGCGGACGGTGTGGAGCAGCGGGTGACCCTCTCCCCCCCACCCCCCGAGGGGGGTTTCCGGCTGCACCTGCCCCCCAAGGGGGAGGAGGCGCTGGTCCTGGAGGTAGGGCTGGAGAGCCCCCTCGAGGCCCAAGGCCACCTGCCCGGCTACGAGGCCTTCCTGAGGACCTTCCCCCAGGGGGAGGGGCCCTGGGAAGCCCCCCTGCGCCAGGCCCTTCTGGACCTCAGGGCCCTCCTCCTCGCCACCCCCGAGGGCCCGGTGCCCGCGGCGGGGATCCCCTGGTTCGTGGCCCCCTTCGGTCGGGACAGCCTCCTCACCGCCTTCATGCTCTTGCCCTGGGGGAAGGGGGTGGCCCAGGGGGTCCTGCGCTACCTGGCCCGCCGCCAGGGGGCGGTCTTCGACCCCTTCCGGGAGGAGGAGCCGGGGAAGATCCTGCACGAGGTGCGCCTGGGGGAGCTTTCCCGCACGGGGCGGGTGCCCTTCGCCCGCTACTTCGGCACCGTGGACGCCACCCCCCTCTTCCTGGTCCTCCTGGGCCGCTACCTGGACCTCACGGGGGACCTGGACCTGGTGCGGGAGCTCAGGCCCCACTGGGAGGCGGCCCTGGGCTGGCTGGAGGGGGCGGACCTGGACGGGGACGGCCTCCTGGAGTTCTCCCCCAGCGGGGCCGGGCTCACGGTCCACTCCTGGAAGGACTCCCACGACTCCCTGAGCCACGGGGACGGCCGCCTGGCCGAACCCCCCCTGGCGGTGAGCGAGGTGCAGGGGTACGCCTACGCGGCCCACCGGGCCGCCGCCGGCTTCTACCGGGCCCTGGGGGAGGAGGCCAGGGCCGAAGCGCAAGAGGCCCGGGCCCGGGAGCTCTTCCGGCTCATCCAGGAAAGGTTCTGGCTCCCCGAGCTCGCCACCTACGCCCTGGCCCTGGACCGCCGCAAGGAGCCCCTCCGGGTCAAGGCCTCCGACGCGGGCCACCTCCTCTGGGCGGGAGCGGTGCCCCCGGAGCGGGTGCCGGAGCTGGTGGGCACCCTCTTCTCGGAGGAGATGTGGTCCGGCTGGGGCCTGCGCACCCTGGGGAGCGGTGAGGTCCGCTACAACCCCCTCTCCTACCACAACGGCTCCGTCTGGCCCCACGACACCGCCCTTTTCGCCGGAGGGCTTTTCCGCTACGGCCTGAGGGAGGAGGGGGCGAGGGTGGCCGAGGCCCTTTTGGATCTGGCCCTCTCCCAGCCCGACCTGCGCCTCCCCGAGCTGGTGGGAGGGTTTCCCCGGGAGGCGGGCCTCCCCCCGGTGCCCTACCCCGTGGCCTGCCGCCCCCAGGCCTGGGACGCCGGGGCCTTGGTCTACCTCTACACCCTGCTGCGGGGCTTTAGGAACTGGTAG
- a CDS encoding Ppx/GppA phosphatase family protein, producing MHRDQITPWQGQKEVRLRSLAVLDLGSGTFRLVVFRYRPGQAYALADELREPVALGEGLAQGRIAPVALERGRKALRAFADFLVSLGVKEVVTLATSAAREAENGGLVLEEAQRLGLNPRLLPGEEEAALGVLAVANALPLGEALVVDQGGGSAQVSRMEGRAFRFGRALPLGALRLTEAFLRSDPPAKAEVKALEAEVLRQLKTLPLEGGVPLAGLGGNLRAIARLDQRRRRYPLDLLHGYYLSRERVEELYGDLLRLPFRARAELSGLQPDRARTLPASLAFLRALFRHFRAPGLWLSGVGIREGAFFTRFLPPPHLLPDPRAFAVENLFQRYPFAQEHRERVKALAQALFRELHPLHRYGPEEERLLLEAAHLHDIGMHLGYHEHHKHGAYLLLSEPLFGFAHREQALLALLVRYHRRGNPTPGPLRPLLERGDGKRLLRLAALLRLAEMLERTRSGRVRGVRAELGERVHLRLEAPAEPWVELLEAGKQAGLFLEAFGLPLEVAWEG from the coding sequence ATGCATCGGGATCAGATTACGCCTTGGCAAGGTCAGAAGGAGGTCAGGCTGCGGTCGCTAGCGGTGCTGGACCTGGGCTCGGGGACCTTCCGCCTGGTGGTCTTCCGCTACCGTCCGGGCCAAGCCTACGCCTTGGCCGACGAGCTGAGGGAGCCCGTGGCCCTAGGGGAGGGCCTGGCCCAGGGGCGGATCGCCCCCGTGGCCCTGGAACGGGGGCGGAAGGCCCTCCGGGCCTTCGCCGACTTCCTCGTCAGCCTGGGGGTGAAGGAGGTGGTCACCCTGGCCACCAGCGCAGCCCGGGAGGCGGAGAACGGGGGGCTGGTCCTGGAGGAGGCCCAAAGGCTCGGCCTGAACCCGCGCCTCCTCCCGGGGGAGGAGGAGGCCGCCTTGGGGGTGCTGGCGGTGGCCAACGCCCTTCCCCTGGGCGAGGCCCTGGTGGTGGACCAGGGGGGCGGGAGCGCCCAGGTCTCCCGCATGGAGGGGCGGGCCTTCCGCTTCGGCCGGGCCCTGCCCCTGGGGGCCCTGCGGCTCACCGAGGCCTTCTTGCGCAGCGACCCCCCGGCCAAGGCCGAGGTGAAGGCCCTGGAGGCCGAGGTCCTGCGCCAGCTCAAGACCCTGCCCCTGGAGGGGGGGGTTCCCCTGGCGGGCCTGGGGGGGAACCTGCGGGCCATCGCCCGGCTGGACCAGAGGCGGCGCCGCTACCCCCTGGACCTCCTCCACGGCTACTACCTGTCCCGGGAGAGGGTGGAGGAGCTTTACGGGGACCTCTTGCGCCTCCCCTTCCGGGCCCGGGCGGAGCTTTCCGGACTCCAACCCGACCGGGCCCGCACCCTGCCCGCCTCCTTGGCCTTCCTCCGGGCCCTCTTCCGGCACTTCCGCGCCCCCGGGCTTTGGCTGAGCGGGGTGGGGATCCGGGAGGGGGCCTTCTTCACCCGCTTCCTCCCCCCGCCCCACCTCCTCCCCGACCCCCGGGCCTTTGCCGTGGAGAACCTCTTCCAGCGCTACCCCTTCGCCCAGGAGCACCGGGAGCGGGTCAAGGCCCTGGCCCAGGCCCTTTTCCGGGAGCTACACCCCTTGCACCGCTACGGGCCGGAGGAGGAGAGGCTCCTCCTGGAGGCCGCCCACCTCCACGACATCGGCATGCACCTGGGCTACCACGAGCACCACAAGCACGGGGCCTACCTCCTCCTCTCCGAACCCCTCTTCGGCTTCGCCCACCGGGAGCAGGCCCTTCTGGCCCTCCTGGTGCGCTACCACCGCCGGGGAAACCCCACCCCCGGACCCCTCCGCCCCCTCCTGGAGCGGGGGGACGGCAAGCGCCTCCTGCGGCTCGCCGCCCTTTTGCGCCTGGCGGAGATGCTGGAGCGCACCCGGTCGGGTCGGGTGCGAGGGGTGCGGGCGGAGCTGGGGGAGCGGGTGCACCTCCGCCTCGAGGCCCCGGCTGAACCCTGGGTAGAGCTCCTGGAGGCGGGGAAGCAGGCCGGGCTCTTCTTGGAGGCCTTCGGGCTTCCCCTGGAGGTGGCGTGGGAAGGCTAA
- a CDS encoding phospholipase D-like domain-containing protein, whose translation MHPTPEASWLQFNRRVLLQTERRDFPLLERMRFLAIWNRNLDEFFAARIAKPFLQGRGTPGHLDLLREAREQASLAHARYLALLQEAAPRLRVLGPGELDEEDWLYFRVYLGEVVAPKTDLIPWEAAADLSHGALYFASRGYLVRLPQDLPRLLPVPGREGAYVRLGALMRARSDLFLPQKEGLYEFRVLRLLESERARADWDELAQALEGRQEGLATLLVAEEGFPEASLALLRGALGLLPEEVFLLPPPLNLTLVERLVAEGPAEWRFPPLRPEKPRRFLKAPWEVLGKRDLLLYHPFQDYAAVERFAKEALRPEVEEVWATLYRIGEENPLAEALLEAAQAGKRVHVLLEGRARFDELLNLYWYLRFLRAGVEVLPLPERKVHAKALLLLTQEGGAVHLGTGNYNPQSGRLYTDFSLFTARPEVVREVRAFFLAMREERPPRLSLLQTGEAIRDLLVREILAEAHPKGRILLKCNHLTDPVILEALVQAAEAGGRVDLLVRSTLTRLHPAFRARSLVGRFLEHARVAAFRAGGAWRVYLTSADAMPRNFHNRFELLFPVLDKEARREVVRLLKRQMRDDRNAFLLTPEGERRLWGGRHDAQRP comes from the coding sequence ATGCATCCCACTCCCGAGGCCAGCTGGCTCCAGTTTAACCGCCGCGTGCTCCTGCAGACCGAGCGGCGCGACTTTCCCCTCCTGGAAAGGATGCGTTTCCTGGCCATCTGGAACCGCAACCTGGACGAGTTTTTCGCCGCCCGCATCGCCAAGCCTTTCCTGCAGGGACGGGGGACGCCCGGGCATCTGGACCTCCTGCGGGAGGCCCGGGAGCAGGCTTCCCTGGCCCACGCCCGCTACCTGGCCCTCCTTCAGGAGGCCGCCCCCAGGCTTAGGGTTCTGGGGCCTGGGGAGTTGGACGAGGAGGACTGGCTTTACTTCCGCGTCTACCTGGGGGAGGTGGTGGCCCCCAAGACCGACCTCATCCCCTGGGAGGCGGCGGCCGACCTCTCCCACGGGGCCCTTTACTTCGCCTCCCGGGGCTACCTGGTGCGGCTGCCCCAGGACCTGCCCCGGCTCCTCCCCGTGCCCGGCCGGGAGGGGGCGTACGTGCGCCTGGGGGCCCTCATGCGGGCCCGGAGCGACCTTTTCCTCCCCCAGAAGGAGGGCCTTTACGAGTTCCGGGTGCTGCGGCTTCTGGAAAGCGAGCGGGCCCGGGCGGACTGGGACGAGCTGGCCCAGGCCCTCGAGGGCCGCCAGGAGGGCCTGGCCACCTTGCTGGTGGCGGAGGAAGGGTTCCCTGAGGCTTCGCTGGCGCTCCTGAGGGGTGCTTTAGGGCTTCTCCCCGAGGAGGTCTTCCTCCTGCCCCCGCCCCTGAACCTGACTCTGGTGGAGCGCCTGGTGGCCGAGGGCCCAGCGGAGTGGCGCTTTCCCCCCCTGCGCCCCGAAAAGCCCCGGCGTTTTCTTAAGGCGCCCTGGGAGGTCCTGGGCAAGAGGGACCTCCTCCTCTACCACCCTTTCCAGGACTACGCCGCCGTGGAGCGCTTCGCCAAGGAGGCCCTGCGCCCGGAGGTGGAGGAGGTCTGGGCCACCCTCTACCGTATTGGGGAGGAGAACCCCTTGGCCGAGGCCCTCTTGGAGGCGGCCCAGGCGGGAAAGCGGGTGCATGTCCTTCTGGAGGGGCGGGCCCGCTTCGACGAGCTTTTGAACCTCTACTGGTACCTGCGCTTTCTCCGGGCCGGGGTGGAGGTCCTGCCCCTCCCTGAGCGCAAGGTGCACGCCAAGGCCCTCCTCCTCCTCACCCAGGAGGGAGGGGCGGTCCACCTGGGCACGGGGAACTACAACCCGCAAAGCGGCCGCCTCTACACGGACTTTTCCCTATTCACCGCCCGGCCCGAGGTGGTGAGGGAGGTGCGGGCCTTCTTCCTAGCCATGCGGGAGGAGCGCCCTCCTAGGCTTTCCCTCCTTCAGACGGGGGAGGCCATCCGCGACCTCTTGGTGCGGGAGATCCTGGCCGAGGCCCACCCTAAGGGGCGGATCCTCCTCAAGTGCAACCACCTCACCGATCCCGTCATTCTGGAGGCCCTGGTCCAGGCGGCGGAGGCCGGGGGACGGGTGGACCTCCTGGTGCGCAGCACCCTGACCCGGCTCCACCCCGCCTTCCGGGCCAGAAGCCTGGTGGGGCGCTTCCTGGAGCACGCCCGGGTGGCTGCCTTCCGCGCCGGTGGAGCCTGGCGGGTCTACCTCACCAGCGCCGACGCCATGCCCCGCAACTTCCACAACCGCTTCGAGCTCCTCTTTCCCGTCCTGGACAAGGAGGCCCGCAGGGAGGTGGTCCGGCTGCTCAAGCGCCAGATGCGCGACGACCGCAACGCCTTCCTCCTCACCCCGGAAGGGGAAAGGCGGCTTTGGGGGGGGCGGCACGACGCCCAGCGCCCCTGA